Proteins encoded by one window of Deinococcus radiodurans R1 = ATCC 13939 = DSM 20539:
- a CDS encoding PSP1 domain-containing protein, translated as MLSESPHPVGTRVVVQGKRGPEIATVRGEASEPERQARYGAVLRAATPEDLATWEDLHRRAEDLKWLLRARARERGLPVKLVAVEFTLDESLVTISYSADERIELSSLIGELRAHTRARVNFAAIGPREQAQMLGTLGACGRENCSSTHLQDFAPVSIRMARDQQLPLNPEKLSGPCGRLLCCLQYEHEQYLDLLRDLPRKNAKMCHEGSGACGKVTKLHPLAGTVDLQTDQGLLQDVPASELRRLPEQAAARSPRREPREAPASTD; from the coding sequence ATGCTCAGCGAGTCCCCGCACCCGGTGGGCACGCGGGTGGTCGTGCAGGGCAAACGTGGCCCCGAAATCGCCACCGTGCGCGGCGAGGCGTCCGAGCCCGAGCGGCAGGCCCGCTACGGCGCCGTGCTGCGGGCGGCGACGCCGGAAGACCTCGCCACCTGGGAAGACCTGCACCGCCGTGCCGAGGACCTGAAATGGCTGCTGCGGGCGCGGGCGCGTGAGCGGGGGCTGCCGGTCAAACTGGTCGCCGTCGAGTTCACGCTCGACGAATCGCTCGTTACCATCAGCTACAGCGCCGACGAGCGCATCGAACTGAGCAGCCTCATCGGGGAACTGCGCGCCCACACCCGCGCCCGCGTCAACTTCGCTGCCATCGGCCCGCGCGAGCAGGCGCAGATGCTCGGCACGCTCGGCGCCTGCGGACGCGAGAACTGTTCGAGCACCCACCTCCAGGATTTCGCCCCGGTCAGCATCCGCATGGCGCGCGACCAGCAATTGCCGCTCAATCCCGAAAAACTCAGCGGGCCGTGTGGCCGCTTGCTGTGCTGCCTGCAATACGAGCACGAGCAGTACCTCGACCTGCTGCGTGACCTGCCCCGCAAGAACGCCAAGATGTGTCACGAAGGCAGCGGCGCCTGCGGCAAGGTGACCAAGCTGCATCCCCTGGCCGGAACGGTGGACCTGCAAACTGATCAGGGCCTGCTGCAAGACGTTCCCGCCAGTGAACTGCGCCGTCTCCCCGAACAGGCGGCGGCTCGTAGCCCGCGCCGCGAACCGAGAGAAGCGCCGGCCTCCACTGAC
- a CDS encoding RidA family protein produces MKDIVQTADAPAAIGPYSQAVTFGNLVVTSGQIPLTAQGELVTGGIAEQTEQVIQNLRAVLAAAGTDLDRVVKTTVFLADMNEFTAMNAVYEQHFTAPYPARSTVQVARLPRDVRVEIEVLAERH; encoded by the coding sequence ATGAAAGACATCGTGCAGACTGCGGACGCCCCCGCCGCCATCGGCCCCTACAGCCAGGCCGTGACTTTCGGCAACTTGGTCGTCACCAGCGGGCAGATTCCACTTACGGCGCAAGGCGAACTCGTGACCGGCGGCATCGCCGAGCAGACCGAACAGGTCATCCAGAACCTGCGGGCCGTGCTCGCTGCGGCTGGCACCGACCTCGACCGGGTGGTCAAAACCACGGTCTTTCTGGCCGACATGAACGAGTTCACAGCCATGAACGCCGTGTACGAGCAGCACTTCACCGCGCCCTACCCGGCCCGCAGCACCGTGCAGGTGGCCCGGTTGCCGCGCGACGTGCGGGTGGAAATCGAGGTGCTGGCCGAGCGGCACTGA
- a CDS encoding PP2C family protein-serine/threonine phosphatase has translation MASASSPFLVTGLLTDVGRQRAGGANQDAALALPLPQGGLYAVADGMGGHAGGELASSLALDTLAQTYVQGRSRPPARLIEAVQAANLAVVQRAVGELVGMGTTLLAVAIDRGAALIAHVGDSRAYLLRGGELLRLTDDHSWVAEQVRMGMLTEAEARHHQWRSVVSNALGGEERVRLELFGLELQGGDRLLLCSDGLSGVVSEAELLSLLAQPQAPQDIAAQLIEAANDAGGPDNITAVVVDVLRSQRLPSYPLPESPGDGPEYAEVLLSTRRGGSLLTYLLLTLAYFTLLGVMLIPENSALIALLGFVVGVLIVTTSKVLSRRRRARRLSGAGRRLSLATDDAHALKRQVP, from the coding sequence ATGGCGTCCGCTTCTTCCCCCTTTCTGGTCACGGGCCTGCTGACCGATGTGGGCCGCCAGCGGGCGGGGGGAGCGAATCAGGACGCGGCGCTGGCACTGCCGCTCCCGCAGGGGGGCCTGTACGCCGTGGCCGATGGTATGGGCGGGCACGCGGGCGGCGAACTCGCCTCGTCGCTGGCGCTCGACACGCTCGCTCAGACCTATGTGCAAGGGCGGTCGCGGCCCCCCGCCCGGCTGATCGAGGCGGTGCAGGCGGCCAATCTGGCGGTGGTGCAGCGGGCGGTGGGCGAACTCGTCGGCATGGGCACCACGCTGCTGGCGGTGGCGATTGACCGGGGCGCGGCCCTCATCGCGCACGTAGGCGACTCGCGGGCCTATCTGCTGCGTGGCGGCGAACTGTTGCGCCTGACCGACGACCACTCCTGGGTGGCCGAGCAGGTCCGTATGGGCATGCTGACCGAGGCCGAGGCCCGGCACCACCAGTGGCGCAGCGTGGTGAGCAACGCGCTGGGCGGGGAGGAACGGGTGCGGCTCGAACTGTTCGGCCTGGAACTGCAAGGCGGCGACCGACTGCTGCTGTGCAGCGACGGCCTGAGCGGCGTGGTCTCTGAAGCCGAGTTGCTGTCGCTGCTGGCCCAGCCCCAGGCGCCGCAGGACATCGCCGCGCAACTGATCGAAGCCGCCAACGACGCGGGCGGCCCCGACAACATCACGGCGGTCGTCGTGGACGTGCTGCGCTCGCAGCGGCTGCCCAGTTATCCCCTCCCCGAGTCGCCCGGCGACGGCCCCGAGTACGCCGAGGTGCTGCTCAGCACCCGCCGGGGCGGCAGTCTGCTGACCTACCTGCTGCTCACGCTGGCCTATTTCACCTTGCTCGGCGTCATGCTGATTCCCGAAAACAGCGCGCTCATCGCTCTGCTCGGCTTCGTGGTGGGCGTCCTGATCGTGACGACGAGCAAGGTGCTGTCGCGCCGCCGCCGCGCCCGCCGTCTGAGCGGAGCAGGTCGGCGCCTATCCCTGGCAACAGATGACGCTCACGCGCTGAAAAGGCAAGTGCCCTGA
- a CDS encoding lysophospholipid acyltransferase family protein — translation MSPTWMNRPHTLGSRAALACLRLSGWTPLLAPVPGPRLVAPAAPHTANEDFWVGLFWKWATRTPVHFVGKHTLFRFPLGGFMRAVGGIPIDRRRRGGNFVDAVVEIIRREPEIVLLVAPEGTRAQGDYWKTGFYYMALEAGVPLAVMALDWGRKQVGIVGYVTPTGDIDADFAEIRRLLEGVRGKHPRFETPAFPRPADPA, via the coding sequence GTGTCCCCCACCTGGATGAACCGCCCCCACACCCTGGGCTCGCGCGCGGCGCTGGCGTGCCTGCGCCTGAGCGGGTGGACGCCGCTGCTCGCGCCGGTGCCCGGTCCCCGGCTGGTGGCCCCGGCGGCGCCGCACACCGCCAACGAGGACTTCTGGGTGGGCCTGTTCTGGAAATGGGCCACCCGCACGCCGGTGCATTTTGTCGGCAAACACACGCTGTTCCGCTTTCCCCTCGGCGGCTTTATGCGCGCGGTGGGCGGTATTCCCATCGACCGCCGCCGCCGGGGGGGCAACTTCGTGGACGCGGTGGTCGAGATCATCCGGCGCGAACCCGAAATCGTCCTGCTCGTCGCGCCCGAAGGCACCCGCGCCCAGGGTGACTACTGGAAAACCGGGTTTTATTACATGGCCCTCGAAGCCGGGGTGCCGTTGGCGGTCATGGCGCTCGACTGGGGCCGCAAACAGGTGGGAATCGTGGGCTACGTGACCCCGACGGGCGACATCGACGCCGACTTTGCCGAGATTCGCCGCTTGCTCGAAGGGGTGCGCGGCAAACATCCCCGCTTCGAGACCCCGGCTTTTCCCCGCCCGGCAGACCCGGCCTGA
- a CDS encoding M16 family metallopeptidase, giving the protein MPNGLTLLLDPDPAALSVAAGYFVATGARDEPAGEMGASHFLEHLMFKGSERLSAAALNEQLDNLGGQANAFTAEEATVYHAAALPECTGELLATLTELLRPALRPADIDPERGVILEEIAMYAEQPGVRVAEALRRDYWGEHPLAHQILGTPETLRRLDRPALQRHFAERYGAERVTLVLSGAFDPAEVRAWAERELAGWPSGTPRLPDAAPAPHWPGQVRWVTDPELTRTQVALALPGLPVSHPLREAAGLLAELIGGENGALYWALLDTGLADSADLGHIEYRDAGVFEGGFSCDPDRAQEALDRFRAVLDSAESLITDLSVRRAARKAAVSLLLRSETPQGRLFLLGMEHLATGELRTPAQLAERYAAITPEQVREVLRLCPLRDPSVVVLGPPTP; this is encoded by the coding sequence CTGCCGAACGGCCTGACCCTGCTGCTCGACCCCGACCCGGCGGCGCTGAGCGTGGCGGCGGGCTACTTCGTGGCGACCGGCGCGCGCGACGAACCGGCGGGGGAGATGGGCGCCAGCCATTTTCTCGAACACCTGATGTTCAAGGGCTCCGAGCGCCTGAGTGCCGCCGCCCTCAACGAGCAGCTCGACAACCTCGGCGGGCAGGCCAACGCTTTTACCGCCGAGGAAGCCACCGTCTACCACGCCGCCGCGCTGCCCGAGTGCACCGGGGAGCTGCTCGCTACCCTGACCGAACTGCTGCGCCCGGCGCTGCGCCCGGCAGACATCGACCCCGAGCGCGGCGTGATTCTGGAAGAAATTGCCATGTACGCCGAGCAGCCCGGCGTGCGGGTGGCCGAGGCCCTGCGGCGCGACTACTGGGGCGAGCATCCCCTGGCGCACCAGATTCTGGGGACGCCCGAGACGTTGCGGCGGCTCGACCGCCCGGCGTTACAGCGCCACTTCGCGGAGCGCTACGGCGCCGAACGGGTCACGCTGGTGCTCAGCGGCGCTTTCGACCCGGCGGAAGTGCGGGCCTGGGCGGAGCGCGAACTCGCCGGCTGGCCGTCCGGCACGCCGCGCCTGCCGGACGCCGCGCCCGCGCCCCACTGGCCGGGTCAGGTGCGTTGGGTCACCGACCCCGAGCTGACGCGCACCCAGGTGGCCCTTGCGCTGCCGGGGCTGCCGGTTAGTCACCCGCTGCGCGAGGCCGCCGGGCTGCTCGCCGAGCTCATCGGCGGGGAAAACGGAGCGCTGTACTGGGCGCTGCTCGATACCGGGCTGGCCGACAGCGCCGACCTGGGGCACATCGAGTACCGCGACGCGGGCGTGTTCGAGGGCGGCTTTTCCTGCGACCCTGACCGAGCGCAAGAAGCACTGGACCGTTTTCGCGCCGTGCTCGACAGTGCCGAGTCTCTCATCACCGACCTCAGCGTGCGCCGCGCCGCGCGCAAGGCCGCCGTGTCGCTGTTGCTGCGTTCGGAAACCCCGCAGGGCCGCCTCTTTCTGCTCGGCATGGAACATCTGGCGACCGGCGAACTCCGCACGCCCGCGCAGCTTGCCGAGCGGTACGCCGCCATCACGCCGGAGCAGGTGCGCGAGGTGCTGCGGCTGTGCCCGCTGCGCGACCCGTCGGTGGTGGTGCTGGGGCCGCCGACGCCGTAA
- a CDS encoding M16 family metallopeptidase, with amino-acid sequence MVTRPTLPAGELPTLLDLARQDLESLDDSPTDRLAVQARAATFPRLPGDPGAGFGHPISGTLAGLERLSAASLRAHWARFGQRGSVLGVVADADAQEVYELVAGLFADWQPGEDRPMPAHFQPGLRLHLPSATGEQTHLSLVAPGPGPRDPDWLPWQLALTALSGGSASRLFTRVREERGLAYEVSATPLVLGGEGFVSLYAGSTPANAPATLDVLLAELDVLSQGLSEAEFRRARTALTTGVVFGAESLRSRAYALTRDLALFGRVRPPGEVRAELSALTLGQVNAFLANYHPAEQITVVSLGPDAPDRTLAVSA; translated from the coding sequence GTGGTGACGCGCCCCACGTTGCCCGCTGGAGAGCTGCCGACGCTGCTCGACCTCGCTCGGCAGGACCTCGAATCGCTCGACGACAGCCCCACCGACCGGCTGGCGGTGCAGGCGCGGGCGGCGACCTTTCCCCGGTTGCCGGGCGACCCGGGCGCGGGCTTCGGGCACCCCATCAGCGGCACCCTCGCCGGGCTGGAGCGTCTGAGCGCGGCGTCACTGCGGGCGCACTGGGCGCGGTTCGGACAGCGCGGCAGCGTGCTCGGTGTGGTGGCCGATGCCGACGCGCAGGAGGTGTATGAGCTCGTCGCGGGCCTCTTTGCCGACTGGCAGCCCGGCGAGGACCGGCCCATGCCGGCGCATTTTCAGCCTGGACTGCGGCTGCATCTGCCCTCCGCGACGGGCGAGCAGACCCATCTGAGCCTCGTCGCCCCTGGCCCCGGCCCACGTGACCCCGACTGGCTGCCCTGGCAATTGGCGCTCACAGCGCTGTCGGGCGGCAGTGCCAGCCGGCTGTTTACCCGCGTGCGCGAGGAACGCGGCCTTGCCTACGAGGTGAGCGCCACGCCGCTGGTGCTCGGCGGCGAGGGCTTCGTCAGCCTCTACGCGGGCAGCACCCCGGCCAACGCCCCCGCAACGCTGGACGTGCTGCTGGCCGAGCTCGACGTGCTCTCGCAGGGTCTGAGCGAGGCCGAGTTTCGCCGCGCCCGCACCGCGCTGACGACCGGCGTGGTCTTCGGCGCCGAGAGCCTGCGCAGCCGCGCTTATGCCCTGACCCGCGACCTCGCGCTGTTCGGGCGGGTGCGGCCACCCGGCGAGGTGCGCGCCGAACTGAGCGCTCTGACGCTCGGGCAGGTCAACGCATTTCTGGCGAATTACCATCCCGCCGAGCAGATCACGGTGGTGTCGCTGGGGCCGGATGCTCCCGACCGCACTCTGGCGGTGAGCGCGTGA
- a CDS encoding Ig-like domain-containing protein: MKSPLTLPALLAASLLLGACGSAPGSSTSADRTPPRVTLDALPGTVRPGKVQVQATASDDVAVREVRFYLNDKLVDTDRTEPYQTTYDLSQSGSFVLKAVAVDTSGNESAPATQTVKVINDTTAPQLTVEAPGTITQPGVYKITVRASDDVQLAYVDAALTLNLPSGAQSQRQRFDAPKDVAQAEWSFDLPISDSSFNGTHSLTLVAYDAAGNASAPLTRTVVVNVPAGQPQPPVTTPTTGDTVAPTVRLTLPTTTITQAGNYTVRVEASDNVAVTSLQAELALTGGTVVPLTLSPTQTEFVVPVDASYRAFNGPATLTVFARDAAGNEGSDRQALTLRLP, from the coding sequence ATGAAAAGCCCCCTGACCCTGCCCGCCCTGCTCGCGGCCTCCCTTCTGCTCGGCGCCTGCGGTTCGGCGCCCGGTTCGTCCACCAGCGCCGACCGCACCCCGCCCCGCGTGACCCTGGACGCCCTCCCAGGCACCGTGCGCCCCGGCAAGGTGCAGGTACAGGCGACGGCGAGCGACGACGTGGCCGTTCGGGAAGTGCGCTTCTATCTCAACGACAAATTGGTGGACACCGACCGCACCGAGCCGTACCAGACCACCTACGACCTGTCCCAAAGCGGCAGCTTCGTCCTCAAGGCCGTGGCGGTGGACACCAGCGGCAACGAGAGCGCCCCGGCAACCCAGACGGTGAAGGTGATCAACGACACCACCGCGCCGCAGTTGACGGTGGAGGCGCCCGGCACCATTACCCAGCCGGGCGTCTACAAGATCACGGTGCGGGCGAGCGACGACGTGCAGCTCGCTTACGTGGACGCGGCGCTGACCCTGAATCTGCCGAGCGGGGCGCAATCCCAGCGCCAGCGCTTCGATGCCCCAAAGGACGTGGCGCAGGCCGAGTGGTCGTTCGACCTGCCGATCAGTGATAGCTCCTTCAACGGCACCCACAGCCTGACGCTGGTGGCCTACGACGCGGCGGGCAACGCCAGCGCTCCGCTGACCCGCACGGTGGTGGTCAATGTCCCGGCGGGCCAGCCCCAGCCGCCAGTCACGACGCCGACGACGGGCGACACCGTGGCTCCCACCGTGCGCCTGACGCTGCCCACCACGACCATCACGCAGGCGGGCAACTACACGGTGCGGGTCGAAGCGAGCGACAACGTCGCCGTGACCTCGCTGCAAGCCGAGCTGGCCCTGACAGGCGGCACGGTGGTGCCCTTGACCCTCTCGCCCACTCAGACCGAGTTCGTGGTGCCGGTGGACGCGAGCTACCGAGCGTTCAACGGCCCGGCCACCCTGACCGTGTTCGCCCGTGACGCGGCGGGCAACGAGGGGTCCGACCGTCAGGCCTTGACGTTGCGCCTGCCCTGA
- the rqkA gene encoding DNA damage-responsive serine/threonine-protein kinase RqkA yields the protein MPLTPGTLLAGRYELLALLGEGGSAQVYRAQDGLLGREVALKVMHDYLPESDRSRFLREVRTLARLTHPGVVPVLDLGQEPEAGRPFFTMPLLTGGPITRLGPLEDAPGPLARFLTAAAFASRALHHVHSHGIVHRDLTPGNVLLDDTGLPRIMDFGLVALSEQTRHLTRSGVTLGTPAYMAPEQAKGGGVDARSDLYALGAVLYRVACGSPPFVGDSDQSVLYQHVYEPVPDPRDLNPAVPDAVARVLLWLLAKRADRRPQSGAALAHLWALARRDLWTTHARGQYRGGRARTGEHPDGPARVSDMQELWSVALPGEVTWPAAVVGEGDLVAVGTRGGQLVLTHTSGRPFATYAARDEVTAPATLIGGHVLYGAWDGTLRRVELQSGSEVWRHQARAEFTGAPTVWGGRLLAPSRDGHLHALSLRTGELAWAYRAGGSLAASPLVWAGAALQCDETGWLHALDARSGTPLWKVEVGTVHATPALLPGPPGTATLVIATWEGEVHAIGLEVQNGRAALAGEDAIRWTYDVEDEVWASPALTALDLPPDSGAAPDASAAPGGVVVVAGWGGKVRGLRLADGEDLWERTLDGRVTASPVISAGLVFLATEGGELLALDVRNGEVRWTCRERSGVQATPLAASGTLYVAFMDGTLRAYRNAHPEWRSEQEG from the coding sequence ATGCCGCTGACCCCTGGAACCCTGCTGGCCGGGCGCTACGAGTTGCTCGCCCTGCTCGGCGAGGGCGGCAGCGCGCAGGTCTACCGCGCCCAGGACGGGCTGCTGGGGCGCGAGGTGGCGCTCAAGGTGATGCACGATTACCTGCCCGAGTCCGACCGCAGCCGCTTTCTGCGCGAGGTCCGCACCCTGGCGCGGCTCACCCACCCCGGCGTGGTTCCGGTGCTCGACCTGGGGCAGGAGCCGGAGGCCGGGCGGCCCTTTTTCACCATGCCGCTGCTGACCGGTGGGCCGATTACCCGGCTGGGGCCGCTGGAAGACGCGCCGGGGCCACTCGCCCGCTTTCTGACCGCTGCCGCCTTCGCGTCGCGGGCGCTGCATCACGTTCACAGTCACGGCATCGTGCACCGCGACCTGACGCCGGGCAACGTGCTGCTCGACGACACCGGGCTGCCGCGCATCATGGATTTCGGGCTGGTGGCGCTGTCCGAACAGACCCGGCACCTCACCCGCAGTGGAGTGACGCTGGGCACGCCCGCTTATATGGCACCCGAGCAGGCCAAAGGCGGCGGGGTGGACGCCCGCAGCGACCTCTACGCGCTGGGGGCGGTGCTCTACCGGGTGGCGTGCGGCAGTCCGCCTTTCGTGGGCGACAGCGACCAGAGCGTGCTTTATCAGCACGTATACGAGCCGGTGCCCGACCCGCGCGACCTGAACCCGGCGGTGCCCGACGCGGTGGCGCGGGTGCTGCTGTGGCTGCTCGCCAAGCGGGCCGACCGGCGGCCCCAGAGCGGGGCGGCGCTCGCGCACCTGTGGGCACTGGCCCGGCGCGACCTGTGGACCACCCACGCGCGCGGCCAGTACCGGGGGGGCCGCGCCCGCACCGGCGAGCACCCCGACGGCCCCGCCCGCGTCTCCGACATGCAGGAACTGTGGAGCGTGGCGCTGCCCGGCGAGGTGACGTGGCCCGCCGCCGTGGTGGGCGAGGGCGACCTGGTGGCGGTGGGGACGCGGGGCGGGCAACTGGTGCTCACCCACACCTCCGGGCGGCCCTTCGCCACCTACGCGGCGCGCGACGAGGTGACGGCCCCCGCCACCCTGATCGGCGGGCACGTGCTCTACGGCGCCTGGGACGGCACGCTGCGCCGGGTGGAGCTTCAGAGTGGCAGCGAGGTCTGGCGGCATCAGGCCCGCGCCGAGTTCACCGGGGCGCCCACGGTGTGGGGCGGGCGCCTGCTCGCGCCGAGCCGCGACGGGCACCTGCACGCCCTGAGCCTGCGGACCGGCGAACTCGCCTGGGCCTACCGCGCCGGGGGCTCGCTGGCCGCGAGTCCGCTCGTCTGGGCGGGCGCCGCGCTGCAATGCGACGAAACCGGCTGGCTGCACGCCCTCGACGCCCGCTCCGGCACGCCGCTGTGGAAGGTGGAAGTGGGCACCGTCCACGCCACGCCCGCGCTGCTGCCCGGTCCGCCCGGCACGGCCACGCTGGTCATCGCCACCTGGGAAGGCGAAGTGCACGCGATTGGCCTCGAAGTCCAGAATGGCCGCGCGGCGCTGGCCGGTGAGGACGCCATCCGCTGGACCTACGACGTGGAAGACGAGGTGTGGGCCTCCCCCGCGCTCACGGCGCTCGACCTGCCGCCCGACTCCGGCGCGGCGCCCGACGCTTCGGCGGCCCCCGGCGGCGTGGTCGTCGTCGCCGGGTGGGGCGGCAAGGTACGCGGCCTGCGGCTCGCCGACGGCGAAGACCTCTGGGAGCGCACGCTGGATGGCCGGGTGACCGCCAGCCCGGTCATCAGCGCGGGACTGGTTTTTCTGGCGACCGAGGGCGGCGAACTGCTCGCGCTCGATGTCCGCAATGGAGAGGTGCGCTGGACCTGCCGCGAACGCAGCGGCGTGCAGGCGACCCCACTGGCGGCGAGCGGCACCCTCTACGTCGCCTTCATGGACGGTACCCTGCGCGCCTACCGCAACGCCCACCCCGAGTGGCGCAGCGAGCAGGAAGGGTAG
- a CDS encoding MerR family transcriptional regulator — MAERSGCPASALRYYEDAGLIAALPRLETAARCYDPRVLDTLSVITALRGVGFGIREIRALLDIRQPGDPAPLRLKKAEQALDRLTEVLAERRRTLEEAEKLLRRWEAEVAEAQQS; from the coding sequence GTGGCCGAACGTTCCGGCTGCCCGGCCTCGGCGCTGCGCTACTACGAGGACGCAGGACTGATTGCCGCGCTGCCCCGCCTGGAGACAGCGGCCCGCTGCTATGACCCGCGCGTGCTCGACACCCTGAGTGTCATCACCGCGCTGCGCGGCGTGGGCTTCGGCATCCGTGAGATTCGGGCCTTGCTGGACATCCGGCAGCCCGGCGACCCGGCTCCCCTCCGGCTGAAAAAAGCCGAGCAAGCCCTTGACCGCCTCACCGAGGTGCTGGCCGAACGCCGCCGCACGCTGGAAGAGGCCGAAAAGCTGTTGCGGCGCTGGGAGGCTGAGGTGGCAGAGGCGCAGCAGTCGTAG
- a CDS encoding DUF512 domain-containing protein, which yields MTAAENIQEQLYPAPIKTVEEGSPAARAGVRPGDVLLRVNGQPVTDVLAYRHQLERGVVTLEVARPHEAPRVMTGVAGTAQDHHRLMLPQPPSLDETLTFTVEWEDPGLDFEEVLFDGIKKCANKCDFCYVHQMPRGFRKSLYIMDDDYRLSFLYGSFVTLTNLTEGDINRILDENLSPLYVSVHTANQDLRQDMMKWWKLKVKDPQAVQIREMIERLESIDLYTQIVLVPERNDRENLDETVEYLSSRPNVISAAVVPIGLTAHRTNLPDVRTFTPEEAQDTLRRLNVWRRKFLAERGTRFIFPSDELYLLAGEPLPTEEEYEGFPMLENGVGMIRDFLTEALPPLPAALPEPRKVILGTGLLFADSLARAIEPLRQIEGLDIEVRAIENKTFGKVTTVAGLLTGRCFRHAVQPGEADLLIVPPTTLRYGTELMIDDTSLGELRRELKMDVRAGGATLGELARVVLEGAQSSGHQFGMSAHAVKDSGRDDVAPSASRAQGGAAPEESLEEDVAESGMHGRGQA from the coding sequence ATGACGGCAGCCGAGAACATTCAAGAACAGCTCTACCCAGCACCGATCAAGACCGTGGAGGAAGGCAGTCCCGCCGCCCGCGCCGGAGTCAGGCCCGGCGACGTGCTGCTGCGGGTCAACGGGCAGCCGGTGACCGATGTGCTGGCCTACCGCCACCAGCTCGAGCGCGGTGTGGTCACGCTGGAAGTCGCCCGCCCGCACGAGGCGCCGCGTGTGATGACCGGCGTAGCGGGCACGGCGCAAGACCACCACCGCCTGATGCTGCCCCAGCCGCCCAGCCTCGATGAGACGCTGACCTTCACGGTGGAGTGGGAAGACCCCGGCCTCGACTTCGAGGAAGTGCTGTTCGACGGGATTAAAAAGTGCGCCAACAAGTGCGATTTCTGCTACGTGCACCAGATGCCGCGCGGCTTTCGCAAGAGCCTGTACATCATGGACGACGACTACCGGCTGTCGTTTCTGTACGGCTCGTTCGTGACCCTGACCAACCTGACCGAAGGCGACATCAACCGCATTCTGGACGAGAACCTCTCGCCGCTGTACGTGTCGGTCCACACCGCCAATCAGGACCTGCGCCAGGACATGATGAAGTGGTGGAAACTGAAGGTCAAAGACCCCCAGGCCGTGCAGATTCGCGAGATGATCGAGCGCCTGGAGAGCATTGACCTCTACACCCAGATCGTGCTGGTGCCCGAGCGCAACGACCGCGAGAACCTCGACGAGACGGTGGAGTACCTCAGCAGCCGCCCCAACGTGATTTCGGCGGCGGTGGTGCCCATCGGCCTGACCGCGCACCGCACCAACCTGCCCGACGTGCGCACTTTCACGCCGGAAGAGGCCCAGGACACCCTGCGGCGGCTGAACGTGTGGCGCAGGAAATTCCTGGCCGAACGCGGCACCCGCTTCATCTTTCCCTCCGACGAGCTGTACCTGCTCGCGGGCGAACCGCTGCCGACCGAGGAGGAGTACGAGGGCTTTCCCATGCTGGAAAACGGCGTGGGCATGATCCGGGATTTTCTGACCGAGGCGCTGCCCCCCCTGCCCGCCGCACTGCCCGAACCCCGCAAGGTGATTCTGGGCACCGGGCTACTGTTTGCCGACTCACTGGCACGCGCCATCGAGCCGCTGCGCCAGATCGAGGGACTCGACATCGAGGTGCGGGCCATCGAGAACAAAACCTTCGGCAAAGTCACGACCGTGGCGGGGCTGCTCACCGGGCGCTGCTTCCGGCACGCCGTGCAGCCGGGTGAGGCCGACCTGCTGATCGTACCGCCGACCACCCTGCGCTACGGCACCGAGCTGATGATCGACGACACCAGCCTGGGTGAACTGCGCCGCGAACTGAAGATGGACGTGCGGGCGGGCGGCGCCACGCTGGGCGAGCTGGCGCGCGTGGTGCTCGAAGGTGCCCAGAGCAGCGGGCACCAGTTCGGCATGTCGGCCCACGCGGTCAAGGACTCCGGGCGCGACGATGTGGCTCCCTCGGCCAGCAGGGCTCAGGGCGGCGCGGCCCCTGAAGAGTCGCTGGAAGAGGACGTGGCCGAGAGTGGAATGCACGGGCGCGGGCAGGCGTAA